The window TCCGCGGATGGATCCGGGATTTCGGCTTCCGGTTCCCGGTCGCCATCGACCGCGAATGGCGCACCCTTCACCGCTGGTGGCTCGACGGCCACAAACGAGATTTCACCAGCGTCACGTTCCTGATTGATCAGCAAGGCACGATCCGACGCATTCATCCGGGTGGCACGATGGCGCTTGGGACAGACGACTATGCATCGATGCGGTCGGCCATCGCTGACCTGCTGGCCGCGCAACGATCGATGCACTGAGGACGGCTATGGGTCGCGCTTTTTCTGCCGCGACGAGGGCCGCCGCGTCGATGCCGCCAGCGCCTCCTTCCAGTCGTCTGCGCTCAGCATTTGTTCGAGCGTGGGCAGGGCGCTGCGCAGCGAAACGCGCTGGCTGTCGAGCGACTGCCAGAGATCACCGCGCGCGGCGAGGCGCTCGGCCATCGTGGTCAGCGTGAACGTCTGCGGGCCGACGGTGGCGCTCTCTATCTCTTGCCAGGTGCAGGGAGCGGAGACGGGCGCGCCGGGCCTGGCGCGCACGGCATAGACGGCGGCGAACGTCGCCCCCTGGCCGTTGCGGCCGGTGTCGATGAGGATGCGGTCGGCGCGATCGGCCTTGATGAACTCCTGGGTGAAAAGCGCGGGGTGGCGCTTGACCAGCACGGCGCCCACGCCATGGGCGAAGCGCCAGACGGTCTCGAAATTGGCCTCGCCGTCGAGGGCGACCAGGATGTGAAAGCCCTTCGAGCCCGACGTCTTGACGAAGGTCGGCAACGCCAGCTCGTCGAGCAGTGCGCGGACGGCGAGGGCGCCGGCGCGCAGGGTCGGCGGATCGTCGCGCGAGGGATCCAGATCGAACACGCACAGGTCGGGACGATCGAGGTCGGGCACGCGCGACGTCCAGACGTGCGGCGTGATCGAATTCTGATTGGCGATCCAGAGCAGCGATCGCGCGTCGTTGACCAGCGGATAATGAACCGGCTCTTCCCGTTTGCCGTCGCGCCGCTCGACCTCGACGCGCGGCAGCCACTCCGGGAACCCCTTCGAGACGTCCTTTTGAATGAAGCCCTTCTTGCCGATCCCTGCCGGGTAGCGCTCCATCGTCACCGGCCGGCCGGCGATGTGCGGCACCATCACGGCCGCGACGCTCTCGTAATAAGCGCAGAGGGCGCCCTTGGTGATGCCGCTGTCGGGGAAGAGCACCTTCTCGGGGTGAGTGATCATGCACGTTCCCGCGTGACGTCGCGCGCCGGCTTGTCCTCGCGCAGACCAACGAGGCGGGGGTGGCGGAGCTTGTCGTGCCCGGTCCATTCGAGGAATGCCACCTGGACCACCAGCTCGGGGCGCACCCAATGAACCCGCAAGCGCGGCAGGCCGGTGGCGCGCGTGAAAGACGGGGCGGCGATCTCCAGCGCGTCGAGCCGCCGCCGCACATCGCGCAGCCCGCTGTTGTCGAGGCCGGTGCCGACCTTGCCCGCGAAGACGAAGTCGTCGCCATCGTAGTACCCGACCAGCAGAGCGCCCAGCCCGACGCGTCCGCCCTGCGGATCGGTGAAGCCACCGACGACCAATTCTTGGGATGACTCGCACTTCATCTTCAGCCAGTGGGGCGAGCGCCGGTGCTCGTAGAGCGAGTCGCGGCGCTTGGCGATGACGCCCTCCCACCCTTCGCGGGCGGCCCGTTCCCACGGGCGTTCTTCCGCGAGGCGCGCCACGGACAAGAGCGGGGGCCGCAGCGGCAAGGTCTCCAAGATCGCGCGGCGCTCATCGAGCGGCAGCGACGTGAGGTCGCGCCCGTCGAGCCACACCACGTCGAAGAGGTGATAACCGACCTCTTCGTGCCGGCCGAACCAGCCGGTCGCCTCACCGTCGAGGATCACGTCGCGGACCGGCAGCTCCTCTATCGCGCGCTGGAATGACGGGTACGCCGTGTTTTGCGCTAGCCGGTTGCGGGAGAGCAGCCGCACGCGCGGCCCGTCCTTGAAAGCCAGCAGCCGGATCCCATCGAGCTTGCGCTCGAACACCCACTCCGGCCCGCTGAACCGCTCGCGCGTCAGCGTGGCGGCCATGGGCTCGACCCAGTCGGGGAAAGCGTCGGTCACGACCCGCCTGCTATCGGACAGCCATCGATCGCGGGGTGGACAACCCTAACGATCCAAAAGCGGCCGCTCGGTGGGCGGTTTCGCCAGCCATTGCGGCATGTACTTGGCGCGTTTGCTTTCGACGTCGACGGCGTTCTCCGCCGCCCACCGCGCCGAGTCCTGATTCAGCGCGGTCCATTCCCCTTCTTGCAACCACGCCGGCAACTTCGCCGGCTCGGCGGGCAGCAAGGGACGCATCGAAAAGCGCGCCTTCCACCCGCCCATGCGTGGCGTGACGACCGCATAGTAGGTCTGGCCGCCATTGAGGTGCGCTTCCATGAAATCAGCGCTTTCGCCGATCACCATGAACATGTGCGGGCCGGGCGTGGTTCGATAGGCGATTTTCTTCTTGGCGGCGACGATGCCCACCAACTGCGCCGGCTGGCCTTGATTGATCTCAAAGAGCTCGGACTGGACGCCGAAGGCCATGCCGGATGGTCGTAAGAAGACCACCACCGCCTCTTGGGGCCCGGCCGCGGTGTTCACGTTGGCCACCGGGCTCATGTTCTTGATTGAACCGGCGCAGCCGCAGAGCGCTGTCGCCGCCACGCCGACGATCGCGAATCGGAGATTCAGGTTCATGGCCGTCCTTTTGAAAACGTCCGAGAGGAACGAGAAAAGCGCCTTGCATCCTGCCGCAGGCGCTCGCTGTTTGTCCACTCGCCGCCGCGGCCGCTCGCCTCAGCCGTCATTGACGACATGCAAGGACGGAGGTGCGTGTACGTGCATGTCGATGCAGAACTGCACCGCTTGACTGAGAGAGGAGGCCGAGAAGTCGGCGGCCGGCAAGGTCTCGTTCTCCGTGTCGGGCTTTCGCATCAAGCCGGGGAGAAATACGGCGACGATGCAGGCGTGAGGAAAGCGGCGACGCATTTCTTCGGCGGTTGCCTGGCCGCGTTTTCGTTCCTCGCCGGGGAGACCGCTGACGATGTAGACGATGGAGACGCCCTCAGCGGCCTCCGGGGACGGCGCCACCGCCAGCGGCAGGTCCTCGAACGACACATGGCGGGCATCGCGTTTTTCATGCCGCAAGATACGCACCAGGATTTCCGTGGTCAGGTCATCCGCCATGGCGCCCAGGCTCACACAGACCATGACCGACCTCGCCGGCACCTTGAGGGGGCCCTGCCAGCGCCCGCTGACTTGCTCGCGCATCTGGCGCAAAAGCCGCCCGGCGTTTGCACCAGCGAGGACCGTATCCTGGCGATTGCGCCGCCGCCGTCTGTAACTTTCCCCGTCGATGGCGGCGAGCACGGCGACGATAGCGCTGCGCACCTTCGCCAGCTGATCGACGCCGATGGCCCCCGTCCGCAGATCGATGATCGCCAAATGCGCCGCCGGCAGCAGCACCCGATCGCAATAGTTGGCGAAAGAATCGCGTTTCAGAAACGCCTTCGCGCCGGCAATGAGCTCGGCGGAATCGGCTGACAGCGCGCGCTGGTAAAAGCCCTCCGGTAAGGTCAGCGCCGGGGTATCTCCCAAAAGCACGTCCAGCATGCTGAGCGTTTTGATGTGTCGGCCCGCGACCAGCAGACACAACGTCAACGGTGTGGAAACGATCAAACCGATCGGGCCCCACAGCCAGCTCCAGAAGATGGCGGCGATCACCACCGACAGCGGCGATAGGCCGGTGGAGTGGCCGTACAACTGCGGCTCGACCAGTTGCCCGGCGATCGCCTCGACGACGACGAACAGACCCAAGGTGGTCAGGGCCAGCGACCATCCCGGATCGACGGCGGCCGCCAACAGCACCGCGCACAGCGCTGCAATCCAGACCCCGATATAGGGAACGAAGCGCAGCACCGCTGCCAGCGCCGCCCACAACAGCGGATGCGGCAGCCCGATGATGCCGAGCCCCATCCAAAGCACGACGCCAAGCCCGAAATTGACCGCGAATTGGGAAACGAAAAAGCGCGACAACCGCTCGCCGGCGTCGTTGATGGCGAAGGTCGTCAAGCGGATGTCGGTGCCGCCGGCAATCCGGATGAAGCGGTCGCGCAGCGCCTCACGCTCGAGCAACACGAATATCAACACCAGCAGCACGATCCCGGCGGTCTCGATCGGCGCCCACAGTGATCCCGCCACCTGTCCCATCACCTGCAACGGATTGGGCGCCGGCTGGTGCACCTCTACGGGAATCGGGATCGGCGAACTGGCAGCGTCGGGTTGCTCGAGCGTGCCCGGCGGTGGGGTCACGGCGTGTTTGTTCGTCAGGCGCGCCGCGTGCCGCGCCAGCGCATCGAACTTGCCGGCGGTCACGTCGTTCAGGGCCTTCAGCTTGAGTTCGATGGTCCGCTCGTATTGAGGAAGGCTCTCCGTCATCCGCACCAGTTGCGACCCAATGACGACAGCGACGGCGGCAAACGAAACCGCCAGCACCAGAACCGCCGTCAGCACCGACGGTGTATGACCCAACCCAAAGCGCCGCAGCGTCCGCACCAGCGGCGCGACCAGCAAGCTCAGAATCACCGCCAGGGTGAACGGCACCAGGACATCGCGGGCAAAGTACAGCGAGGCCAGTATCGCCGCCGCCGCGAGGATTCCCAGGGCCCGCTCGCGCGCCCCGCGGGTTGATGGACCGATTTCGGGCGGGGCTGACGGCGGCATCCGATCTCGCCACATTATCCCAACAGATCACGCCCGGAGCAGAGATATCGAAGACCGGCTGCTGGGGACGCCTATTCGGATCCGCAGCTTATGTGCCGAGCGGTACACAGGCTCTCGGAGAACCCTTGTCCCGAGCCGCTCTTTCAACGGCACGGAACTGGCTTCGAGCACGAGGATTACCAGGGAGGAACGCTCATGATCCGCATTGGCTTTCAGCTGTTTCTAGTGCGGCTTTTCTGCTCGCAATCGCCGGTTGCGGCGGCAGCGGTCTGATCAAGGCTAGAGACAAGCGGAACGACAGTGGACGGGCCCGTGGGCGCCAGCGATGCCAGCGGCGACAGCACCAGCGACGGCGGCGATACACCAGACCGGATGCACCTGCTACATCGTGATTCTGTAGTCAGCGTCGTCCGCGCCCCGGCGCAGCGGTGACCGCGCGGCTACTGAACCAGCCGCAGCCGAACGTTCGATTCGTTGTAGGCGCGGCCGCCGCCCCACTCGCTGGTGCTGGCGGGCGCCTCGCACGGAAAGGCCAGGATCACGCTGTTTTTCTGCAGCGGAAGCGGCACCACCGGCAAGGTCTGGTTGGGACACGCCAGCAGAGTGCCAAGGTTGTCGGTGACGGCGACGATGATGGCCTTGACGAAGCCCAACACCTGTTGCGAGCCCTGAAAGATCGGATTGGGGCAGCCGGCGTCCGAAACTGCCAGGGTCTGCGTCACCCCGATCATGCACGGCCCGTTGATGGTTTCGGTGTTCCCGTTGATGGTCGCGCCGCGAAGAGCGTCGATGACTTTGCCGAAGTCGTTGCCGTTTTGCATGGGATAAAGCCCGGTCTGGCGAGTGGTGTTGCTATCGCACTTCGCCAGCGATTCGATCGCATCCGCGGTTTCCTTTCCGTTGGTGCCGCCCCCTTTGGTTGGATCCATGTTGACGAATCCCACAGCATCACCGGGGGCATTGGTGAATGTCGCCGTCAGCTGCGGGCCCGGCCCACAGGTCAGTTGGTTGTTGAGGGGGTTGACGATCTTGCACTCGGCGACCACCAACGGCAGCGGGCAACTGACCGCCGCCGCGCCGCCCCCCACCGCCACGGCCCCCGAGGAAACGCTGCCGTTGCTGGCGCCGACGAAGGCGCCGAACGGCAGCGCGACCAGCGGGTTGTGGGTCGAGACGCCGTCGCGCCCATTGCGGATCTTCACCGCGCTGATCTTGCGCGGGTCGGTGGTGGACAAAGGCTCGAAGCAGTCATGGCCGCTGCTGCCGAACTGGCACTCGGTGCCCAGCAGGTGCCAGCGCCCGAAGCTCACGTCTGAGCTGCCAATCTCGATGTTCTCGCCGAAGGCGGCGTGCCGGTTGCTGTAGTCGAACGCGGCCAGGCGCGCCGCATCCAGGCCGTCCGCTTGCCCGTTGAGGCTGCGCGCCGCCGCCAGGGCCGCCGCGTCCGCGCCATTTTGCAACTGGGCGCGCGTCTCCATCAACACACCGATGTCGAAGGCCAGGGCAAAAAATCCCAGCAGCGCCGCCAGCACCAGCGCCGTCGACACGGCCACCAGGCCGCTCTCGGACTGTCGGGCGGCGAACCGCGTGACCATGACTAATGGGCCCTGGTGATGATGTTGGCGGCGATGGACACGATGGCCGGCCCCAGGACCACGGCCATCAGCGATGGCAGCACGCAAAAGATCAGCGGGAAGGTCATCTTCACACCCACCATGGAAGCCTTCCGTTCGGCGATCTGCATCCGCCGCGTCCGCATGCCGTCGGCGTGAATGCGCAGGGCGCGCGCGATGCTGGTGCCGAAGATCTCGGTCTGCGCCAGCACGGCCGCCAGCTCTCGCAAATCGTCCACGCCGGTGCGCTCCGACAGCCGGCGCAATGCTTCGCGCCGGGGCAAACCGGCCTGGGCCTCGCGAACGGTGAGAATGAGCTCGGCGGCCAGAAGCGGAGCGACCGGCTTCAACTCGGCGGCCACCCGCCCCAGCGCCGCGTCCAGACCCAATCCCGCTTCGACACAAGTGACCAGCAGATCCATGGCGTCCGGAAGACCGCGCTCGATGCTGGTCTGCCGGCCCTTGGTGCGCTGAGAGAGCCAAATATTCGGCAAGAAAAAGGCCACCCCGCACACCAGCAGGGCGACCGCGCCCACCATGGGAAAGCGAAGCCCGTGCGGCAGTCGGCTATTGAAATTCAAGAATGTCATCGTGGCCGCGCCGGCCAGGACAAGCTTGCTGATCAGAAAAATCTCCATCGCCCGCTCGGATCGCAGACCGGCCCGGACCAGGCTGCTGCGCAGACGGGAGATCTCATCCGTGCTGGTGGGCCTGGCCAGCGCCACCAGTGGCCGGAGCAGACGGCCGAGCAGAACTGCCGCCCGGTTTTCTTCGCGCGACATCCGGGTCGGCTCGCCCTCCGGGCGACTCACCAGCCGATCGATGCGGGCGACGACCCCGTCCTGAGGCGCCAGCAGCACCTGGGCAGCCGCCGCCAACGCCACCAGCAGGGCGGTGACGCCCAGGGCGATCGCCCCCAGCTCCCAGTTCACGCCAAACAGCGTCGACGCAACAGCGGGCATCACAGCTCCACCTTTCCCATCTGTCGCAGCCAAATGAGTCCGAAGACCCAGCTTATGATCGCGTATCCGACGATCGCGCGACCCATCGGCGAGGTGACCAGCGGCAAAAGGTAGTCGTGATTGACCGCCATCAGCATCAGCGCGATGACAATAGGCAGCCCCCCCAGCACGATGCCGGAGAGCTTGCCTTCGGCGGAGAGCGCGGCCAGCTTGCCGTAAAATTGGTACCGGCTCCGGATGGTCTCGGCCAGCTTCTCCAGAATCTCGACCAGGTTGCCGCCGGTCTCTTTCTGGACGATCACGGACACCGCGAAGATCTTCATGTCGCGGTTGTTGTGGGCGCGGACGGTCATCTGCAAGACAGCGTGCTCGAAGCTCAGGCCCAGGTTCTGCTCCTCGTAAGCGCGCGCGAATTCCAGATTGATGGGTCCCGGCATTTCGGTGGCGACCAGCTTGAAAGCGCTGGTCAGGGCGTGGCCGGCGCGCAACGAACGGGCCATCATGTCCAGCGCGCTCGGAAGCTGCTGGGATAGCTTGCGGCTCCGGCTCTCGCGCGCGAGATAGAGGCGGGCGGTGGGAGCCGCAGCGCCCACGCAAAAAAGCAGCGCGCCGATCGCCGGCCCGCGCAGAAACAGGCCAGCGACACCGCCAATCAGGGCCGCCGCCGTCGAGAAGGCCAGCAGGCCGGCCACCATGCCGCCCACCTGCGCTTCGTCGATGAGCGCGCCTAGTCGCTCCAGCGCGGGAAAGCTGGCGAGCACGCCGTCGAGCGTGGGATTGGACGAAAGCCGCCCGGCCCGCAGCACCGAGAGGCGGTCGCGCTCCGTGCCGCCCAACGCGTGCAAGCGCCGGCGCAGATCTTCCTTCTTCCTCTCTGACAGGAAGGCGAGGGCGTAATAGAGGCCCTCGAACAGTGCCACCACCGCCAGCGCGGCTGCTCCCATGAGAAGGTTGTTCATGATCGGTTCACTCCGCTCCGTACTCGCGGGCAATGGTCATCGGGTCGATTCCGAAACGAGCGATCCGTTCCAACACCCGCGGCCGCACGCCGGTGGCGCGGAACTCACCCAGGATCTGGCCATCCTCGGCCAATCCGGTCTGCTCGAATCGAAAGACCTCTTGCATGGTGATGACGTTGCCCTCCGTCCCGGTGATCTCGGAGATGTTGGTGATGCGCCGTCTTCCGTCGGTGCCCCGGCTCAGCTGGACGATCACCTCCAAAGAGCGGGCGATGGTTTGCCGAACCAACGCTTCGGACATGGCGGCCCCGCTCATCCCCGCCATCGCTTCGATGCGGGCCAGCGCGTCGCGCGGCGTGTTGGCGTGGATGGTGGTCATCGAACCCTCGTGACCGGTGTTCATCGCTTGCAGCATGTCCATGACCTCGGCGCCGCGGACCTCGCCGACGATGATGCGGTCGGGGCGCATGCGCAGGGCGTTGCGAACCAGATCGCGCGCAACGATCTCGCCTCGCCCCTCGACGTTGGGCGGCCGGGTCTCCAGCCGCGCCACGTGCTCTTGCTGCAGCTGCAGCTCGGCGGCGTCCTCGATGGTCACCACCCGTTCACTCTCGGGGACGAAAGCGGACAGCGCGTTCAGCAGCGTCGTCTTCCCGGTGCCGGTTCCTCCGCTGATGAGGATGCTGACCTTCGAGCGCACGCAGGCGCCCAGCAGCCCCACCATGTGCGGCGTGGCGCTGTTGGTGCGAATCAGATCGGCAAACCGCAGCGGCTGCCCCCCGAAGCGGCGAATGGAAAGCAGCGGTCCATCAAGCGCCAGCGGTGGGATGATGGCATTGACCCGCGAGCCATCGGGCAAGCGGGCGTCGACCATCGGCGACGAATCATCCACGCGCCGGCCCACGCGCGAGACGATGCGGTTGATGATCTGTTGCAGGTGGGCGTTGTCGCGAAATCGGATGGCCGTGCGCTCGAGGCGCCCACCGCGCTCGATGTAGACCTTGGACGCGGTGTTGACCAATATGTCCGAGATGGAAGGATCGCGCAGCAGCGTCTCCAGCGGGCCAAGGCCCATCACCTC is drawn from Polyangia bacterium and contains these coding sequences:
- the ligD gene encoding non-homologous end-joining DNA ligase, translating into MITHPEKVLFPDSGITKGALCAYYESVAAVMVPHIAGRPVTMERYPAGIGKKGFIQKDVSKGFPEWLPRVEVERRDGKREEPVHYPLVNDARSLLWIANQNSITPHVWTSRVPDLDRPDLCVFDLDPSRDDPPTLRAGALAVRALLDELALPTFVKTSGSKGFHILVALDGEANFETVWRFAHGVGAVLVKRHPALFTQEFIKADRADRILIDTGRNGQGATFAAVYAVRARPGAPVSAPCTWQEIESATVGPQTFTLTTMAERLAARGDLWQSLDSQRVSLRSALPTLEQMLSADDWKEALAASTRRPSSRQKKRDP
- the ligD gene encoding non-homologous end-joining DNA ligase; protein product: MTDAFPDWVEPMAATLTRERFSGPEWVFERKLDGIRLLAFKDGPRVRLLSRNRLAQNTAYPSFQRAIEELPVRDVILDGEATGWFGRHEEVGYHLFDVVWLDGRDLTSLPLDERRAILETLPLRPPLLSVARLAEERPWERAAREGWEGVIAKRRDSLYEHRRSPHWLKMKCESSQELVVGGFTDPQGGRVGLGALLVGYYDGDDFVFAGKVGTGLDNSGLRDVRRRLDALEIAAPSFTRATGLPRLRVHWVRPELVVQVAFLEWTGHDKLRHPRLVGLREDKPARDVTRERA
- a CDS encoding AI-2E family transporter; protein product: MWRDRMPPSAPPEIGPSTRGARERALGILAAAAILASLYFARDVLVPFTLAVILSLLVAPLVRTLRRFGLGHTPSVLTAVLVLAVSFAAVAVVIGSQLVRMTESLPQYERTIELKLKALNDVTAGKFDALARHAARLTNKHAVTPPPGTLEQPDAASSPIPIPVEVHQPAPNPLQVMGQVAGSLWAPIETAGIVLLVLIFVLLEREALRDRFIRIAGGTDIRLTTFAINDAGERLSRFFVSQFAVNFGLGVVLWMGLGIIGLPHPLLWAALAAVLRFVPYIGVWIAALCAVLLAAAVDPGWSLALTTLGLFVVVEAIAGQLVEPQLYGHSTGLSPLSVVIAAIFWSWLWGPIGLIVSTPLTLCLLVAGRHIKTLSMLDVLLGDTPALTLPEGFYQRALSADSAELIAGAKAFLKRDSFANYCDRVLLPAAHLAIIDLRTGAIGVDQLAKVRSAIVAVLAAIDGESYRRRRRNRQDTVLAGANAGRLLRQMREQVSGRWQGPLKVPARSVMVCVSLGAMADDLTTEILVRILRHEKRDARHVSFEDLPLAVAPSPEAAEGVSIVYIVSGLPGEERKRGQATAEEMRRRFPHACIVAVFLPGLMRKPDTENETLPAADFSASSLSQAVQFCIDMHVHAPPSLHVVNDG
- a CDS encoding pilus assembly protein TadG-related protein; its protein translation is MVTRFAARQSESGLVAVSTALVLAALLGFFALAFDIGVLMETRAQLQNGADAAALAAARSLNGQADGLDAARLAAFDYSNRHAAFGENIEIGSSDVSFGRWHLLGTECQFGSSGHDCFEPLSTTDPRKISAVKIRNGRDGVSTHNPLVALPFGAFVGASNGSVSSGAVAVGGGAAAVSCPLPLVVAECKIVNPLNNQLTCGPGPQLTATFTNAPGDAVGFVNMDPTKGGGTNGKETADAIESLAKCDSNTTRQTGLYPMQNGNDFGKVIDALRGATINGNTETINGPCMIGVTQTLAVSDAGCPNPIFQGSQQVLGFVKAIIVAVTDNLGTLLACPNQTLPVVPLPLQKNSVILAFPCEAPASTSEWGGGRAYNESNVRLRLVQ
- a CDS encoding type II secretion system F family protein — encoded protein: MPAVASTLFGVNWELGAIALGVTALLVALAAAAQVLLAPQDGVVARIDRLVSRPEGEPTRMSREENRAAVLLGRLLRPLVALARPTSTDEISRLRSSLVRAGLRSERAMEIFLISKLVLAGAATMTFLNFNSRLPHGLRFPMVGAVALLVCGVAFFLPNIWLSQRTKGRQTSIERGLPDAMDLLVTCVEAGLGLDAALGRVAAELKPVAPLLAAELILTVREAQAGLPRREALRRLSERTGVDDLRELAAVLAQTEIFGTSIARALRIHADGMRTRRMQIAERKASMVGVKMTFPLIFCVLPSLMAVVLGPAIVSIAANIITRAH
- a CDS encoding type II secretion system F family protein, whose amino-acid sequence is MNNLLMGAAALAVVALFEGLYYALAFLSERKKEDLRRRLHALGGTERDRLSVLRAGRLSSNPTLDGVLASFPALERLGALIDEAQVGGMVAGLLAFSTAAALIGGVAGLFLRGPAIGALLFCVGAAAPTARLYLARESRSRKLSQQLPSALDMMARSLRAGHALTSAFKLVATEMPGPINLEFARAYEEQNLGLSFEHAVLQMTVRAHNNRDMKIFAVSVIVQKETGGNLVEILEKLAETIRSRYQFYGKLAALSAEGKLSGIVLGGLPIVIALMLMAVNHDYLLPLVTSPMGRAIVGYAIISWVFGLIWLRQMGKVEL
- a CDS encoding CpaF family protein, which codes for MGLAERLKQTSEIGPAPAVVSGARPVNRQMVAPVGWETLKARLHEQLVAKLDLGTVDQLPPEQLVQQLQEIIAGLLADAGDLPLNRAERATLTTELIDEVMGLGPLETLLRDPSISDILVNTASKVYIERGGRLERTAIRFRDNAHLQQIINRIVSRVGRRVDDSSPMVDARLPDGSRVNAIIPPLALDGPLLSIRRFGGQPLRFADLIRTNSATPHMVGLLGACVRSKVSILISGGTGTGKTTLLNALSAFVPESERVVTIEDAAELQLQQEHVARLETRPPNVEGRGEIVARDLVRNALRMRPDRIIVGEVRGAEVMDMLQAMNTGHEGSMTTIHANTPRDALARIEAMAGMSGAAMSEALVRQTIARSLEVIVQLSRGTDGRRRITNISEITGTEGNVITMQEVFRFEQTGLAEDGQILGEFRATGVRPRVLERIARFGIDPMTIAREYGAE